One window from the genome of Dyadobacter sp. CECT 9275 encodes:
- a CDS encoding WcaF family extracellular polysaccharide biosynthesis acetyltransferase, with product MEKTSKAQTDLSLYNNSWYKPGSKIKIFFWYLFSRIFINTYLPVPMFIKRWLLVLFGAKISNSAVIKPKVNIKYPWLLEVAEHVWIGENVWIDNLTMVTLEANSCLSQGCLLLTGNHDFTKISFDLITKPIVVKTGAWIGAKATVCPGVTVGSHAVLTVGSVATKDLLPFGIYQGNPAVMVKNRTLTS from the coding sequence ATGGAAAAAACCTCCAAAGCCCAAACAGATCTGTCCCTGTACAATAACAGCTGGTACAAACCGGGAAGCAAAATAAAAATTTTTTTTTGGTATTTGTTTTCCCGAATTTTCATCAACACCTATCTGCCTGTACCCATGTTTATAAAACGTTGGTTACTAGTACTTTTTGGAGCAAAAATATCGAATAGTGCAGTCATCAAACCTAAGGTTAACATCAAATATCCCTGGTTGCTGGAAGTGGCAGAACATGTGTGGATTGGTGAAAATGTGTGGATTGATAACCTCACTATGGTGACTTTGGAGGCAAATTCGTGTCTATCTCAAGGTTGTCTTTTACTGACGGGGAATCATGATTTTACCAAAATATCTTTTGATCTGATCACCAAGCCGATTGTAGTTAAAACGGGCGCCTGGATAGGAGCCAAAGCCACGGTTTGTCCGGGCGTAACGGTAGGTTCACATGCGGTCCTGACGGTCGGTTCAGTTGCTACGAAAGATTTGTTGCCTTTTGGGATTTATCAGGGAAATCCTGCAGTAATGGTCAAAAACAGAACCCTAACAAGTTGA
- a CDS encoding glycosyltransferase family 2 protein translates to MKISIITVVYNGAKTIRTCIDSVLKQDYHDLEYIIIDGGSTDGTQEVIRSYGSRIQKFVSEKDHGIYDAMNKGIKIATGELIGIINADDFYVTETVLTEAANAVEQLNADACYADLEYVDSENTGLVKRKWKSGSYQKGAFLNGWMPPHPTFFIKKSLYERYGVFRLDLGSAADYELMLRMIHKYKASMAYVPKVWIRMRTGGVSNSNFKNRLKANKNDRKAWIINDLNPKFYTLLLKPLRKIFQFF, encoded by the coding sequence TTGAAAATTAGCATAATTACAGTTGTATACAACGGAGCCAAAACAATCAGAACATGCATTGATTCTGTCCTTAAACAGGATTACCATGACCTGGAATATATCATTATTGATGGAGGTTCCACAGACGGCACGCAGGAAGTAATCAGGAGCTACGGAAGCCGTATTCAAAAATTCGTGAGTGAAAAGGATCATGGCATCTACGATGCCATGAATAAAGGAATAAAAATTGCAACTGGTGAACTGATTGGTATTATTAATGCTGACGATTTTTACGTAACAGAAACCGTACTGACCGAAGCTGCAAATGCCGTGGAGCAATTGAATGCCGATGCCTGTTATGCAGACCTTGAATATGTTGATTCGGAAAACACCGGGCTGGTAAAACGCAAATGGAAATCTGGCTCGTATCAAAAGGGTGCGTTTCTCAATGGCTGGATGCCTCCGCATCCCACCTTTTTTATAAAGAAAAGTTTATACGAAAGATATGGTGTTTTCAGGCTTGATCTCGGAAGTGCCGCCGATTACGAACTGATGCTGAGGATGATCCATAAATATAAAGCCAGCATGGCCTATGTTCCCAAGGTCTGGATCAGGATGAGAACCGGGGGGGTAAGTAACAGTAACTTTAAAAATCGGCTGAAAGCCAACAAAAATGACCGTAAAGCGTGGATTATTAATGATTTAAATCCAAAATTTTATACCTTGTTACTGAAACCGTTAAGAAAGATTTTCCAGTTTTTTTAA
- a CDS encoding MraY family glycosyltransferase: protein MKTILPLQILSEGNFSTIIHHDIYQSILSFLIACFLSIISIPVIINLSNLLNLTAKPGFRSSHEAETPTLGGIALFAATLIAYFLWPHSENTLDSNLISLSVTGMIILFFLGIKDDILAVDPAKKLIIQIFASMILVAMGNFRVDNFYGIFGIHYVPEYISIPLTVFIFIAIINAINLIDGIDGLAGGISLIAGLGFGIWFLLNDHFSFGCLAFSMSGSLLGFLRFNFSKTSKIFMGDTGSLIVGYLLSIFAVEFLNLNVGYLHDSNAYFNAPIIVMVLLIVPIFDTLRVFIVRIIKGGSPFVADRNHMHHILIDNGLNHFWASFTLWMVTILNTGLFFVFHGDITNTASLYIYIAMFGMYMVFAYFMKKRVLTVKKKKKMVKSPSFKDGEISSTKKIFRDL, encoded by the coding sequence ATGAAAACAATACTACCTCTCCAGATTCTTAGTGAAGGCAACTTCAGCACCATCATTCATCACGATATATATCAAAGTATCCTGTCATTTCTCATAGCCTGTTTCCTTTCCATTATATCGATTCCGGTTATTATTAATTTATCCAATCTTCTGAATCTGACCGCAAAACCGGGTTTCAGAAGTTCGCATGAGGCAGAAACACCTACGTTGGGAGGTATCGCTCTGTTTGCAGCTACCTTGATCGCCTATTTTCTCTGGCCTCATTCAGAAAACACACTTGATTCAAATCTGATCAGTTTATCTGTTACGGGGATGATCATTTTGTTCTTCTTGGGAATCAAGGACGACATTCTGGCTGTGGATCCCGCCAAAAAACTGATTATCCAGATCTTTGCATCAATGATACTGGTTGCAATGGGAAATTTCAGAGTGGATAATTTTTACGGCATTTTCGGTATCCACTACGTGCCCGAGTATATCAGCATTCCGCTGACGGTCTTCATTTTTATTGCTATCATCAACGCCATTAACCTTATCGACGGGATTGACGGCCTTGCAGGGGGGATCAGCCTCATCGCAGGGCTTGGGTTCGGTATCTGGTTTCTGCTGAACGACCACTTTTCCTTCGGTTGCCTTGCCTTCTCCATGTCGGGTTCGCTGCTCGGTTTTTTGCGGTTTAACTTTTCTAAAACCAGTAAAATTTTCATGGGAGATACCGGCTCACTGATAGTTGGTTACCTTTTATCTATTTTTGCTGTTGAATTCCTGAATTTAAACGTAGGGTATCTGCACGATTCCAACGCCTACTTCAACGCTCCTATTATTGTGATGGTGCTGTTAATTGTACCCATTTTTGATACACTGAGAGTATTTATCGTTCGTATTATCAAAGGTGGCTCACCATTTGTAGCAGACAGGAACCACATGCATCACATCCTGATCGACAATGGCCTTAATCACTTCTGGGCTTCATTTACCCTCTGGATGGTTACCATCCTGAACACAGGCTTGTTTTTTGTCTTTCACGGCGATATCACCAATACTGCTTCACTCTACATATACATCGCGATGTTTGGCATGTATATGGTTTTTGCTTATTTCATGAAAAAAAGAGTACTGACAGTAAAAAAGAAAAAAAAGATGGTGAAAAGTCCCTCTTTCAAAGACGGGGAAATCAGCTCTACCAAAAAGATTTTTAGGGACTTATAA
- a CDS encoding NADP-dependent malic enzyme, with the protein MNKKIRKEDALYYHSKGRPGKIQVLPTKETNTQRDLSLAYSPGVAEPCLEIAENVENAYLYTAKGNLVAVISNGTAVLGLGDIGPEAGKPVMEGKGLLFKIYSDIDVFDLELNTKDVDEFVRTVKILEPTFGGVNLEDIKAPECFEIEARLKKELSIPVMHDDQHGTAIISAAAMLNALVLVKKDIKDIRVVVSGAGASAVSCTKLYMSLGVDPQKVAMFDTKGHIHNGRTDLNDMKRQFATDQAYASLEEAMVGADIFLGLSTADIVSREMVKSMAKDPIVLAMANPNPEIPYPDAVEARADVIMATGRSDYPNQVNNVLGFPYIFRGALDVRATEINEEMKLAAVFALAELAQKPVPDIVNLAYNETNIVFGKNYIIPKPVDPRLLTTVAPAVAKAAIATGVARKIITDWEAYEQELSTRLGRNEQLTKVILNKAKLAPKRVVFADAENLQVLKAAQQVRDEGIAYPILLGNRDTIQSLIRESNLDLGDVAIVDPRAEENEAMIELYASKLYEKRKRKGLTPIEARRTVYFKSYFGSMMVDNGEADAFISGLTRTYPDTIRPALHVIGKQDDVNKVAGMYILLTPKGPLFFSDTTVNLDPTVEEIVEITELTARTIERFNIQPRIALVTYANYGSADGKDAEKMRQATLILKRRNPGMIVEGEMQAHLAFNTELLKQNHPFSDLVEGGANTLIFPNLSASNIAYNLLKQVAELETVGPILLGMKKPVHVLQLGSSVREIVNMVAIAVVEAQLKG; encoded by the coding sequence ATGAACAAGAAAATCAGAAAAGAAGACGCTCTATACTATCACTCAAAAGGCCGGCCCGGGAAAATCCAGGTTCTCCCAACCAAAGAAACCAATACCCAGCGCGACCTTTCCTTAGCCTATTCTCCAGGCGTTGCAGAACCTTGCCTCGAAATTGCTGAAAATGTTGAAAATGCCTATCTGTATACCGCTAAGGGCAATCTGGTGGCGGTAATCAGCAATGGTACTGCTGTGCTTGGATTAGGCGATATAGGGCCAGAAGCGGGTAAACCTGTGATGGAAGGCAAAGGGTTGTTATTTAAGATTTATTCGGATATAGATGTTTTTGATCTTGAACTAAACACCAAGGATGTAGATGAGTTTGTAAGGACCGTCAAGATTCTTGAACCCACCTTCGGCGGTGTTAACCTGGAAGACATCAAGGCACCCGAATGCTTTGAGATTGAGGCCAGGCTGAAAAAAGAGCTAAGCATTCCCGTCATGCATGACGATCAGCATGGTACAGCCATTATCAGTGCAGCCGCTATGCTCAATGCTTTGGTTTTGGTAAAAAAGGATATCAAAGATATCCGGGTGGTTGTTTCCGGCGCAGGTGCCTCCGCTGTTTCCTGCACCAAACTCTATATGTCTCTGGGTGTGGATCCTCAGAAAGTGGCTATGTTTGATACCAAAGGCCATATTCATAACGGTCGTACAGACCTTAATGATATGAAACGGCAGTTTGCCACAGACCAGGCATATGCATCACTGGAGGAAGCCATGGTAGGGGCGGATATTTTCCTGGGGCTTTCCACAGCAGATATCGTGTCCAGGGAAATGGTAAAATCCATGGCAAAGGACCCTATCGTACTGGCCATGGCCAACCCAAATCCTGAGATCCCCTATCCGGATGCCGTGGAAGCCCGTGCAGATGTCATCATGGCAACAGGGCGTTCGGACTATCCCAATCAGGTGAACAACGTATTGGGTTTTCCCTACATCTTCCGTGGCGCATTGGACGTGAGGGCTACTGAAATCAATGAGGAAATGAAACTGGCGGCTGTTTTTGCCCTGGCCGAACTTGCCCAAAAACCGGTTCCTGACATCGTTAACCTGGCTTACAACGAGACCAACATTGTTTTTGGGAAAAATTATATTATCCCCAAGCCTGTTGATCCCCGCCTGCTTACCACCGTTGCACCTGCCGTTGCCAAAGCAGCTATTGCTACAGGCGTAGCCCGTAAGATTATTACGGATTGGGAAGCCTACGAGCAGGAACTTTCTACACGCCTGGGCCGCAATGAGCAGCTAACCAAAGTTATTCTCAATAAAGCTAAGCTGGCTCCAAAACGCGTTGTGTTTGCGGATGCTGAAAATCTTCAGGTACTTAAAGCCGCCCAGCAAGTAAGGGACGAGGGGATCGCCTACCCAATACTACTTGGCAACCGGGATACGATACAATCCCTGATACGGGAAAGCAATCTTGATCTGGGTGATGTGGCGATCGTGGATCCACGCGCCGAGGAAAACGAAGCGATGATTGAACTTTATGCTTCCAAACTTTACGAAAAGAGAAAACGTAAAGGGCTTACACCAATAGAAGCCAGAAGGACTGTATATTTCAAAAGCTATTTTGGCTCCATGATGGTCGACAATGGTGAGGCTGATGCATTTATCTCAGGGCTTACACGTACTTATCCGGACACCATCCGTCCTGCACTTCATGTGATTGGGAAGCAGGACGATGTTAATAAGGTGGCGGGGATGTATATCTTACTTACCCCTAAAGGACCTCTTTTCTTCTCAGATACGACAGTCAACCTGGATCCCACTGTTGAAGAAATTGTCGAAATCACAGAATTGACAGCGCGGACCATTGAGCGTTTTAATATTCAGCCACGCATAGCGCTGGTAACTTACGCCAACTATGGCAGTGCCGATGGAAAAGATGCCGAAAAGATGAGGCAAGCCACCTTGATCTTGAAAAGAAGGAATCCAGGAATGATCGTCGAGGGCGAAATGCAGGCCCACCTCGCATTTAATACTGAATTGCTGAAACAGAACCATCCGTTCAGCGATTTGGTAGAGGGTGGTGCCAATACACTGATTTTCCCCAACTTATCGGCCAGCAACATTGCCTATAACCTGCTTAAACAGGTAGCTGAACTGGAAACCGTCGGCCCCATACTACTGGGAATGAAAAAACCAGTGCACGTATTACAGCTGGGAAGTTCGGTGCGTGAAATTGTAAATATGGTAGCCATTGCGGTGGTGGAAGCGCAGCTGAAAGGTTAG
- a CDS encoding AraC family transcriptional regulator, whose amino-acid sequence MKKDFPRYDLKAFSRDEPRALFYMTRLERLVKDFKGINNSHSHSFYLVMWITKGTGTHTIDFKSYDVKPHQLYFLTPGQVHSWELSADMEGFNLYFEADFFQSRFPGRLYQYPFFHSHQHKPILETDFEKSLFTNLFYNAYQEYKSGKINRLEVFLSYLHIILESANRLYTDKLTVEDKHYYERIRLFEELIEKHFLDIRDLGVYASMLHISPNHLNHICKIVLGKTASQLLYERRVTEARRLLIHTDLNVKEIGYRLGFEDPSYFVKFFRKHTSDTPQEFRQKTLAVR is encoded by the coding sequence ATGAAAAAAGATTTCCCCAGATACGATCTGAAAGCTTTCTCCCGGGACGAACCAAGGGCGTTGTTTTACATGACAAGGCTGGAAAGGCTAGTGAAAGATTTTAAAGGTATTAACAATTCACATTCTCATTCATTTTATCTGGTGATGTGGATCACAAAAGGTACCGGTACCCACACGATCGATTTTAAATCATACGATGTCAAACCGCATCAGCTCTATTTTTTAACACCCGGACAGGTACATAGCTGGGAGCTTTCGGCAGATATGGAGGGCTTTAATTTATACTTTGAGGCTGACTTTTTTCAGTCGCGTTTCCCGGGGAGGTTATATCAGTATCCTTTTTTTCACTCCCACCAGCATAAGCCTATATTGGAAACGGATTTTGAAAAAAGTCTTTTCACCAATCTTTTTTACAATGCTTATCAGGAATATAAATCGGGGAAAATAAACCGGCTGGAAGTTTTTCTATCTTATCTGCACATCATTCTTGAATCGGCAAACCGGCTTTATACCGACAAGCTGACCGTCGAAGACAAGCATTATTATGAACGGATCCGTTTATTCGAAGAATTAATTGAAAAACATTTTCTTGACATCAGAGATCTGGGAGTTTACGCCTCCATGTTACATATCAGCCCGAATCATCTGAATCATATCTGCAAGATTGTGCTGGGGAAAACGGCAAGCCAGCTCCTGTACGAACGACGGGTGACTGAGGCACGTCGTCTTTTGATTCATACAGACCTCAATGTGAAGGAGATAGGGTACCGCCTTGGTTTTGAAGATCCATCATATTTCGTGAAGTTTTTCAGGAAACATACTTCCGATACTCCGCAGGAATTTCGTCAGAAAACATTAGCTGTCCGATGA